The Chlorocebus sabaeus isolate Y175 chromosome 20, mChlSab1.0.hap1, whole genome shotgun sequence genomic sequence aaccaaacacagcatgttctcactcataaatgggagctgaacaatgagaacacatggacacagggaagggaacatcacacactggggcctgttgggggttggggcaCTAAGGGAGGGagagcgttaggagaaatacctaatgtggatgatggattaataggtgcagcaaaccaccatggcatgtgtatacctatgtaacaaacttgcatgttctgcacatgtatcccagaacttaaaagtataataaaaatatatgtatatatgtaaaaaaaagaaaagaaaaaataaatgaattaaaattcctATTGCTCTACATCTTCACTGGtgtttggtgttgtcagtgttttagaTTTTGACCATTCTAATGTATGTATAgtggtatttcatttttgttttaattggcaATTCTCTAAttgacatatgatgttgagtatcttttcatgtgtttttttgtcaTCTGTATCTTCTTGGTCTATTCAGATCTGTAGCCCATTGTTTAattgggttttcttttgtttggttttaagaaattttgtatattttgtttaccAGTCCCTTTTTCTGATATattgtttttgcaaatattttttcccagtctgtgacttcattttctttttttttttaaatttaacaggtttatttgtaattattataaAGTTGAACCGCTGAAACTTGTTCACTGAAACATTTTAACTTGCATTAATGCTTTACACCTctgcatttatattaaaaattcacacacaaataaaaatggaaaaactgccAATACTTGATTTCTGTCCCCTATTTTTCCCCTCGCAATCATATACTTAGGTACCTTTTGaccccatggaaaaaaaaaaatctaacgtTCAGAACTACCAAtaacaggaagaagagaatttttttttttttttttttttttttttttttttttttttttgagaatgaaatgTTTCCCATCATAGTGGATTCTTAAGCACGTTCTCCACGTATGCGGCGTGCTAGCTGGATGTCTTTTGGCATAATTGTTACACGTTTGGCATGGATAGCACACAGGTTGGTGTCTTCAAAAAGGCCAACCAGATAGGCCTCACTTGCCTCCTGCAAAGCACCAATAGCTGCGCTCTGGAAGCGCAGATCTGTTTTAAAGTCCTGAGCAATTTCTCGCACCAGACGCTGGAAGGGAAGTTTGCGAGTCAGAAGTTCAGTGGACTTCTGATAACGTCTAATTTCACGGAGTGCCACAGTACCAGGCCTGTAACGAGGTGGTTTCTTCACCCCTCCAGTAGAGGGCGCACTCTTGCGAGCGGCTTTTGTAGCCAGTTGCTTCCTGGGTGCTTTACCACCGGTCGATTTGCGGGCAGTCTGCTTTGTAGGAGACATGGTACCTCCTTACTTACCCCCCTTCTCCTTCGGCTGGAGCTCGGCGAGCGAGAGGCGGCGCTGGCGTTAGAGAACGAGGGCGGCGCGGCGGCGGCTGCGAACACAATTCCATTTTCTTAAGTAAAAGCTTTTTATATTAAGTAAACtagttccttttcagttttatagAATTGgatattgtcttagtccattcctactcctataacaaaatacctgagactgggtaatttataaaaaacagaaatttacttcctGTAGTTTTAGGAGCTGATAGTTGAAGGTGCTGGGAGGCTCAGTGTCTGATGAGTTCTCTGTCTTTGCTTCCAAAGTGacaccttgttgctgcatcctccagaggggacaaatgttgtgtcctcacatggcagaagggaaggaaggggtaAATGCACTCCCTCAATcccttttataaggcactaatcctattcatggaGTAAGCCACCATGGCCTAATTGCTCCCTACAGGtgccacctcttaatactatggtattggggattaagtttcagtAAGAATTTTGGAGGGAGCACaagcattcaaaccatagcagaaattttctcattttattattgctcttttcttttttctatagtATTGTTGATAttcaatagtttttatttttagattttcaaaTCCATAATCTTGTATTTGGGACTTATTTCAATTAATTTCTATTGGTTAGCAAATGAATGAGTTTCTCAGGACTGTCTGTACTGTTCCATTTTATAGCTATTTTTGTACCAATAGTCTAACAATATTAGAATATTGTTTTAACCCCTAgagatttgtaatatattttattatttgaacatAAGGCCCCCTTTATTACTctgtttttaaaaggatattttacTGTCCTCTTGGGTTTTGAAAGATGATACctttatattctaaaaatatctttgaaattttattgaaGTTGTGTTAAATCTATAGAATAACTTGAACAGCTTTACATATTACAACATTAATTCTTTGCACCCAGGAACATGGAGTGCCTCATCTTTTCTTGGTCCAAAGTACAGTTTGGATAACTTTATTTATGTAAATGCTTCATTTTTGTTATGTGGATTTggatgtagtttttatttttgttgctattaggcataaagtatttttattatgttttggaGCTGGGTGTAGATCATATATGGAGAAGCTATTTATTCTTGTATGTAGGTTCCATTTAAATCACAGGTTTTTTGTAGGCATTTAAGTAGTGTTTCTAGGAACTGTATGTGGCATTCAGTGTCCTTGCATATCTCTGTATTCTTTGTTTGTAAGGAACAATGAGAAGGATTGAAAAAGATCTTGAAGTCATAAGATCTGAAACCAAATCCTACCACTTTCTCTACCTCTGTGGCATGGTAAAACATTTAAGGATCATTGAGCCTCAATTTACTAGTATGAGAAATGAAATAACCATGTGAGGAATAGACGAAAATAAGGATTGCAATTTATTTATATCAACTATAGTACCATGTGATAATACTGATCACTATCTATCACTAAGTCTTggactaaataataataatttttgttatgCTCACAACAATTATTAGGTACTATTAGTATGCCAACTATACATGTGAGAAAATAGAGGCTTAGAGAAGCCTTGGAGGCAATATAGCGTAATGGTTGGTGATGAAGGTTTTGGAGCCTGGCTGCCTGGTTTAAATCCCAACTCCCCAACTTATGCACTGTATGACTTTGTACAtattacttaacatctctgatcATCAGTTTCCTTATTCCTAGTTTCgggaataatattaatattgaatACTACAGAAGTACTTTtttaggtgttttcttttttcttttttctttttttgcttagaataatgcctgacacatagaaatTGTTCAGTAAATATAATCCAACTTCACAGCGAGTTTTCTGCTGCCTCCTTTGAAGACAGAAATGCTgtaacagtcttagagaataaTTTGATAGCTCCTAGCTGAAATGATGCTGTAAATTGGGGGATATTGATCAGTGAATGCCTACTTCATAATGCATACCAATCAAAGGTCATCTATGGACCTTTCTTATTAAATTTGCAAATGTTATGTTAGGACATATTATATGCCACAAACAAGACATGCTCcttgtcctcaaggagctcataATCCAGTGAAAGAAATGGATTATAACCAGACAGTTAAATCACAGTCATTCAAGCTATGAGAGAGGCAAGTATAAGCAGTGGAAGCAGAAAGGAAGGGTTTCTAACCATGGCTTACAGTCAGGAAAGACTTCCTACAGAAGGGTGATACCAAAGTTGAGTTATGAGGATTACAatataattagccaggcacagagtTCAAAGAAGGCATTTTATGCAGAATAGCACAATGAACTAACTATTTTTTCCATGGCCAAATTAGAGCACAGGAATGGAAGAGATTAATCTGGAAAGGTATGCAGGGAAGATCATCTAGGGCACAAACAGCCATGTTAAAGAGATTGGAATTTGTCTTAAAGACAATAGGAAGCCATTCAGGGGGGTCAAGAAGGGGTGAGACATGGTGAGATTTGTGTTCTTGAGAAATCATCTTTGCCCCTGTATGAGCATGCTGAGGCTGTTAGTGGAGACCTGTGGGTCTCCTGTTCAGGGAACAGctataaaaggagaaaaactccTCTCTGGTTTTGTTactaaattggatttttaaaataatgacacaaAGACCCTTGTCTCATTGTGTTTTAATGCCACATATctatgctatttttgttttgttttatatcctTGATATAACATTGCAGAAGGAAATTATCATTTCCCATTTTACCAATTAATGAACAGAGGTCTGCTGAGATTTAATAACTAACACAGGTCACAGAGTAATGACAGAACTGGGATTCACACCCAGGTCTGTGTGACTACGAAGTCTCTGCTCTTGTACTTTTACTACATATAATATTATGGATTAGATAAAAAATATTACTCCCAAACTTTATTTCTAGGGAAGAACAAAATTGCCAAAGGAAGGTTGGTAGAATAACATTTGCCTTCATTACATGATAAAAAGCAAATTGTCAGCAAAGGAAggtaaagacagaaaggaaagttGCATGCCAGTATCTTTCAAtaatatagaaacaaaatattgacaaattgacatcaacaaaatattaacaaatcaagTACAATGATGTATGAGAAGAATTATACATGGGGATTTATTCCAGATATGCAAAACTGACTCAACGTTAAAAAATTAATGAGTGTACCAGATTGACAGGCTatggaaaaaaattgacaaaattcaacacccattcatgatttaaaagaaaaaaaatctcagaaaattaggaataaaaagaaatttcctcaacttgataaagaacatctacagaaAACCTCTAGCTTACATTggtacttaatggtgagaaatggaatgttttttcctcaagatgaggagcaaggaaaggatGTCTCCCCCGAAAACTCCCATGTACCATTGTAAGTATGGGAAGTCCTAGCTATTGTGACAGGACCAGAAAAGGGAATACAAGgtatacagttttgaaaggaataaaaagcaagttgtctactaaaaatgaacaaaatgttttTACTGTATGAACTAAAGTAATATCAATTGTAACTAATTTCACATATTGCCATACTATTTACAACATGTTTTCATTGACACTATCTTATTTAAGCCATTGAGTTAGATgagacagatatttatttctcttccctAAAGAAGAGAGGTAGTTAA encodes the following:
- the LOC140709379 gene encoding histone H3.3A-like, with the protein product MSPTKQTARKSTGGKAPRKQLATKAARKSAPSTGGVKKPPRYRPGTVALREIRRYQKSTELLTRKLPFQRLVREIAQDFKTDLRFQSAAIGALQEASEAYLVGLFEDTNLCAIHAKRVTIMPKDIQLARRIRGERA